In a single window of the Neodiprion virginianus isolate iyNeoVirg1 chromosome 1, iyNeoVirg1.1, whole genome shotgun sequence genome:
- the LOC124310136 gene encoding iron-sulfur clusters transporter ABCB7, mitochondrial — translation MLGFALWNRLLRSGLNDRELWIKSVTFSSCAAKRVVLYRGSTQSYHLRGSPITVIGPRYCSGNVIDRAQKKKNVPQSKPVVTPVKISSVVTGVTGGKPGQQKRNCFHPGVSSMSRDAINFGDRPPVTSQDMIKGMLSYIWPKDDPAIRRRVQLALGLLVGAKVLNVTVPFIFKYAIDTLNTQMIAVGGEPVLSMATAPETVATVGTSLLIGYGIARAGAAGINELRNAVFAKVAQHSIRKIAKNVFLHLHNMDLAFHLGRQTGALSKTIDRGSRGINFVLTAMVFNVVPTIFELALVSTILGVKCGPEFAAVALGCVGIYTAYTLSVTQWRTKFRVYMNQAENEAGNKAIDSLINYETVKYFNNEQYEADRYNQSLKKYEAASLKTSTSLAMLNFGQHAIFSGALSLIMVLTAKNIVNGTMTVGDLVMVNALLFQLSVPLGFLGSVYREVRQALIDMQTMFTLMMMDSSIKNKEKTIPFLVTPSTSEITFKNVNFQYIEGKPIFQDLNFTIPSGKKVAIVGGSGSGKSSIVRLLYRFFEPQEGDIYINGQNIRDVNMDDLRKSIAIVPQDSVLFHDTIFYNLHYGNLSSTEEDVYKATEMANLHASILKWPKGYQTQVGERGLKLSGGEKQRVAIARAILKNSPILVFDEATSSLDSITEHNILEALRRATVGRTSIVIAHRLSTVMDADEILVLDGGKLVEQGTHSELIVKPNSLYNRLWEAQHMGMTKKKVDANN, via the exons ATGTTGGGCTTTGCTTTATGGAATCGTCTTCTAAGATCCGGGCTAAATGACAGAGAACTTTGGATAAAATCTGTCACATTTTCGTCCTGTGCCGCGAAACGTGTCGTTTTGTACAGAGGTTCGACACAGAGTTATCATCTTCGTGGGTCACCTATTACAGTAATTGGACCAAGG TACTGTAGTGGCAATGTCATCGACCGAGcgcaaaagaagaaaaatgtaccACAATCAAAACCTGTGGTCACACCGGTTAAAATTTCATCAGTAGTAACCGGTGTAACTGGTGGTAAACCAGGTCAACAAAAGCGAAACTGTTTCCACCCTGGAGTGTCGAGTATGAGTAGAGACGCTATCAACTTTGGGGATCGGCCTCCAGTCACAAGCCAAGACATGATTAAGGGAATGCTCAGTTATATTTGGCCAAAG gATGATCCAGCGATAAGGCGAAGAGTTCAATTAGCACTAGGTCTTCTAGTTGGTGCAAAAGTTTTGAACGTCACCGtaccatttatattcaaatatgcTATTGACACATTGAATACTCAAATGATAGCGGTTGGTGGCGAACCTGTACTAAGCATGGCTACAGCTCCCGAAACGGTGGCTACCGTAGGAACGTCCCTACTCATTGGCT ATGGAATAGCGCGTGCTGGTGCAGCTGGAATAAATGAACTGCGAAATGCAGTATTTGCCAAGGTGGCGCAGCATTCGATACGTAAAATAGCTAAGAACGTATTTCTCCATTTGCATAACATGGATTTGGCATTTCACTTGGGCAGACAAACGGGCGCCCTTTCCAAG ACAATAGACCGAGGCAGTCGAGGTATAAATTTCGTGCTGACTGCCATGGTGTTCAACGTTGTCCCAACGATATTTGAACTTGCACTAGTGAGTACCATTCTGGGCGTTAAATGCGGCCCCGAGTTTGCTGCCGTTGCTCTGGGGTGCGTAGGAATTTATACAGCTTACACCCTGAGCGTGACACAATGGAGGACAAAGTTTCGGGTGTACATGAATCAAGCTGAAAACGAAGCTGGCAATAAAGCAATTGATTCCCTCATCAATTATGAAACAGTGAAA tatttcaATAACGAACAGTACGAAGCCGACAGATACAATcagtcattgaaaaaatatgaagcaGCCTCTTTAAAAACTAGTACCAGTTTAGCAATGTTAAATTTTGGACAGCATGCCATATTTAGTGGTGCCTTGAGCTTGATAATGGTCTTGACCGCTAAAAACATAGTCAATG GAACAATGACCGTTGGTGATTTAGTGATGGTCAACGCATTACTATTTCAATTATCAGTTCCACTAGGATTTCTTGGCTCGGTATATCGAGAAGTCAGGCAGGCGCTTATAGATATGCAAACCATGTTCACATTAATGATGATGGACAGTTCAAtcaag AATAAGGAAAAGACCATACCTTTTCTTGTTACGCCGAGTACTTCAGAAATCACTTTCAAAAATGTGAACTTCCAATATATTGAAGGAAAACCAATCTTTCAAGATCTGAATTTCACTATTCCAAGTGGTAAAAAAGTTGCTATAGTTGGTGGCTCAGGTTCAGG AAAGTCATCTATTGTTAGATTACTCTATCGGTTCTTTGAACCACAGGAAGGTGACATATACATAAATGGCCAAAATATTCGCGATGTCAATATGGATGATCTTAGAAAATCAATAGCTATTGTACCACag gaTTCTGTGCTCTTTCATGATacgatattttacaatttacattATGGAAATCTCAGTAGCACTGAAGAAGATGTATATAAGGCAACAGAAATGGCCAATTTGCATGCATCTATTTTGAAATGGCCCAAAGGCTATCAGACTCAAGTCGGAGAACGTGGATTAAAATTAAGTGGAGGTGAGAAACAAAGAGTCGCGATAGCTAGggcaatattgaaaaacagcCCCATCTTGGTATTCGACGAAGCTACGTCTTCTCTAGACTCAATAACGGAACAT AATATTTTGGAGGCTTTAAGGCGTGCAACGGTAGGACGTACATCAATAGTGATCGCGCATCGTTTGTCAACTGTTATGGATGCCGATGAGATTTTAGTCCTGGATGGTGGAAAATTAGTCGAGCAAGGAACACATAGCGAATTAATTGTCAAACCAAATTCCTTGTACAATAGGCTTTGGGAAGCTCAGCACATGGGcatgactaaaaaaaaagttgatgctaaCAATTAA